The DNA region TGCCCGGCGGGGAATACGCCTACGACTCCGTCAACGCCGACGGCAAACCCGAGAGCTGCGCAGTCGCAGTCGTCGGCTACCCCGGAAACCGCATACAGATCAACAGTATGGGCGGCAACGGGCGGCCCATCTACCTGCCCGAAGTCCGGGATGTCGCCCTCTCCGCGAAACCCATCGGTCCTCCCCACACATGAGCACGCCGACCTTCGAAGACAGCCACCTCAATATTCCCGAAGCGACCCAGGTCCGATAATGAAAACACACCGTTGGCTCCGAGGAAGCATCGCCGCAGTCCTCGTGACAAGCACTCTCTCCGGCTGCGGCGTCTGGCCGTTCAATCAGGTCTTCCACGGCATCATCGAAGAAGGCAGCACCGTCACCAACACCTCACTCGGCATCACCTACACCATCCCCAAAGGCTTCTACCAAGACAAATACGAAGCCACCACCATCAAAAGCGTCGCCCTGTGGCAGCGCGGACGAGGCCCTGACCACCCCGAAAAAGATCCGATGATCGATATGCAGCAGGTCAATTGGCCCGGTGTCGCAGATTCCACCGCTCCCCCTGTCGAAGACGCCAAAAGGCTAGCATGGGTGAGCAAAGAGGACACACTCACCAACGTCCACCAACTCTCCTGGGACGGCCCCAACCTCCCCGGCGGACTGTACTCCTACGAGAGCACAGCGCCAGACGGTCGGCATTGGAGCGGGGTGATCGCCGTTGTCGGCCACCCTGGACACCGCGTGCAGATCCAGGCACTTAACGGTCATGGCGGCCCCGCCTACCTGCCCGAAGTCCGGGATGTGGCCCTCTCCGCGAAACCCATCGGAGCTCCCCAGACATGAACGCGCCAGCTCCGAGACGACCGCGCAGTTCGCGGCGTTGCCTCATGACGATCCTCGCCGTAGCGGCGCTGGCTGGCTGCGGCGCTCAGTCGGACGAGGAATCCCATGGCGTCATCGAAGGCGGCAGCACTGTCACGAACCGTGACTTCGTCTCCCCCAACGTCGGCATCTCCTACACCATTCCCCACGGCTACTACCAGGACAAATACTTGGCGACCAAGGTTTCCGTCGCGAACCTGTGGCAACACGAGAACACGGAAAACAACAAGAACCGTCCCTACATCAGCATACGGAAAATAGAACAGCCTCTCAACAAGGAGCCCACATGGTACCCCGGAGATTGGAGACCCAACGTGCCCTTCATACCCCCGCTTGAGGACGCCAAGCATCAAGCTTTGGTATGGGTCGGCGGCAAAGAAGAGGCCGCCACCAATGTCCGCCAACTCTCCTGGGACGGGCCGAACCTCCCCGGCGGCGAATACGCCTACAAGTTCATCGACGCCAACGGCAATCGCCAAAACGTCGCCGTCGCCGTCGTCGGCAATTTTTACGACCGCATCATGGTCGAAGGGCTCAGCGCCAATGGACTCCCTGCTGATCTGCCCGACGTCCACACCGTCGCCGTCTCCGTGAAGCTCCTCCAAAAGACATGAGCATCCCGGCCTGTCCCCGGCCAGCGGGAAGTTGAGGCACAGCCTGGCTTGCGGTCTTCGCAGTCCCGATCACGCTGCTCACAGCGGGTGGCGCAAAGGTCAGGCTTGGCCTAGTGCCGCCGAGCGGCGACGGTGGCGACGCGCCGCAGCCACCATGTTGCGCAAAGAGGGCTGGAGCTGCCAGTAGTGCCGCGTCTTCAGGCCGCCGTCGGGGTTCACCCAGAGCCGGTCGAATTCCACGAATTTGAGCGCCTCGGCGATCCGTTCGTCCAACTCGTCAATGTCCGGTATGCGCGCCGAACGGCTCTCGTACACGCCGGGGCCCACATCGCGAGTCAAACCGCCGTTGCGCAGCTGTTGCAGCACCCAGGAGATCGAACGGGTCGCGACCAGCGCGGTGACGTCGCAGTCCATCTGCTCGAACGCCTCGACCACGAGGCCGAGGCTGGAGTACTCCAGATGGGTGTGGATCTGCGTCGCCGGGCGCGCGCCGGCGGTGGCGAGCCGGAACGCCGCGACCGCCCAATCCAGATATTTGCGCCTGCCCTGGGCCCGCAACGGGAGCAGCTCGCGGATCGCGGGCTCGTCCACCTGGATGATCCCGATTCCGGCCTGCTCAAGGTCCTCGATCTCGTCGCGCACGACGAGGGCGATCTGATCGGCGATCTGCTGCTGGGGCAGGTCTTCGCGCGCGAAGGACCGGGCCAGCATCGTCACCGGACCAGTGAGCACGCCCTTGACCGGCTTGGATGTGAACGACTGGGCATGGGTGATCCACTCGACGGTCATCGGCTTGCGCCGGGACACGTCGCCGTAGATGATCGGCGGGCGCACCGAGCGAGTGCCGTACACCTGGACCCAACCGTGACGCGTGGTCGCGAAGCCTTCCAGAAGCTCTGCGAAGTACTGGACCATGTCGTTGCGCTCGACCTCGCCGTGGACGAGGACGTCCAGGCCGATGTCCTCTTGCAAACGGATGATCCGCTCGATCTCGTCCCGCACCAACGCGCGGTACTCCTCCCAGGACAGGCGTCCTTCGCCGAGCTCGTACCGGGCACGGCGGATGTGCGGGGTCTGCGGGAAAGACCCGAGGGTGGTGGTCGGCGCTTTCGGCAGCTGGAAGCGCTCCTCTTGGAGCGCGCGGCGCTCCTCGTAGGGCGGGCGGACGCGGTCCTCGTCCTTGACGGCCGCGACGCGGTCGCGCACCGCCTGGTTCACATGGGGCTTCGCGGGGGAAGTTCTGCTCCAACTCGCCGGGGCGCCCTCTCGCAGCGCCTTGGTCAGCGCGACGACCTCGCCGACTTTCTGTTTCGCGAACGCGAGCCTGCCGT from Segniliparus rotundus DSM 44985 includes:
- the metE gene encoding 5-methyltetrahydropteroyltriglutamate--homocysteine S-methyltransferase; its protein translation is MSPASAPVETEYGSSILGYPRIGPRRELKRALEGYFHGPVTKDELKAVGLKLRDETWQELAAMGLEQVPGNTFSFYDHILDSAVLFGAVSPRYVPLRAELDDLDFYFTMCRGRADFPPLELVKLFGTNYHYRQPEISEDTAFAVSSYADELLAEHARAKTRGVELRPVVLGPVSLLLLSKRAPEAGADFRPVDRLSDLLPAYLDLLERLAKQGAKCVQFDEPAFTSDRGEFDLELLGEAYAKLSSPSLAARPRMLVTGQYGHLGDALPVLASSNVEAISLDLVAAPIPPEELAALPGLRRKRLYAGVVSGRNIWRNDRLDTLGYLTELKNVVPDIVVSTSTTLLHVPYDVLAEYDLPEELDGRLAFAKQKVGEVVALTKALREGAPASWSRTSPAKPHVNQAVRDRVAAVKDEDRVRPPYEERRALQEERFQLPKAPTTTLGSFPQTPHIRRARYELGEGRLSWEEYRALVRDEIERIIRLQEDIGLDVLVHGEVERNDMVQYFAELLEGFATTRHGWVQVYGTRSVRPPIIYGDVSRRKPMTVEWITHAQSFTSKPVKGVLTGPVTMLARSFAREDLPQQQIADQIALVVRDEIEDLEQAGIGIIQVDEPAIRELLPLRAQGRRKYLDWAVAAFRLATAGARPATQIHTHLEYSSLGLVVEAFEQMDCDVTALVATRSISWVLQQLRNGGLTRDVGPGVYESRSARIPDIDELDERIAEALKFVEFDRLWVNPDGGLKTRHYWQLQPSLRNMVAAARRHRRRSAALGQA